TCCGGGCCGCGATCACGCTCAAGCTGTCGCTGTACGAAGACACCGGCGCCATCATCGCCGCCATGACCACCAGCATTCCGGAAGCGCCCGGCAGCGAGCGCAACTGGGACTACCGCTTCTGCTGGCTGCGCGACGCCTTCTTCGTGATCCGGGCCCTGAACAGCCTGTCCGAAGTCGGGACCATGGAAGACTATCTGCGCTGGCTAAGCAATGTGGTGGCGCGCGCCAAGGGCGGGCATATCCAGCCGCTGTACGGCATCGGGCTCGAGGAGCAGTTGCCGGAGTCGATCGTCGACGCATTGCCCGGCTACCGCAACCACCGCCCGGTCCGCATCGGCAACCAGGCGCAAGAACACTTCCAGCACGATGTGTACGGCAATATCGTGCTCGGCGCGGCCCAGGCCTTCTTCGACCATCGCCTGTTCCGGCGTGCCGGCTATGCCGAGTTCTGCCAGCTGGAAGCGGTCGGCGAACAGGCTTTCCGCGTGTGGGCCGAACCGGATGCCGGCATGTGGGAATTGCGCACCCGGGCCCGCGTGCACACCTCGTCGGTGCTGATGAACTGGGCCGCCTGCGACCGCCTGGCCAAGATCGCCGAAGAGCTGGAGCGGCCCGACCGCGCCGCCTTCTGGGCCGAGCGCGCCGAGCTGATCCGCGAGCGCCTGCTGAAAGAAGCCTGGAGCGAGGAACGCCAGGCCTTCGCCGAAAGCCTGGGCGGGCGCGACCTGGACGCCAGCGTGCTCTTGATGGCCGAGATCAATTTCATCGACCCGAAAGATCCACGCTTCGTTGCCACCGTCGACGCCCTGGAAAAATACCTGTGCGACGGCCCGTACATGCGGCGCTACGAAGCGCCGGACGACTTCGGCGTGCCGGAGACGGCCTTCAATATCTGCACCTTCTGGCGCATCGATGCGCTGGCGCGGATCGGACGCAGGGACGAAGCGCGCGAGGTATTCGAAGCAATGCTGGCGGCGCGCAACCACCTGGGGCTGCTGTCGGAAGATACGCACCCGGTCACGGGCGAGATGTGGGGCAATTTCCCACAAACATATTCGATGGTCGGCTTGATCAATTGCGCCATGCGCCTATCGAAGTCCTGGAATAGCGTCGTCTAGGCGCTAGACAAATGTTCA
This portion of the Telluria beijingensis genome encodes:
- a CDS encoding glycoside hydrolase family 15 protein, which encodes MNDVSQQPGSTAVNDAPGSLDCGVVGNCAFSAMIDRMGRMVWCCLPRFDGDPVFNALLDPSENGSLWSIELEGVVRSEQVYEPNTAVLRTRLIDGAGNGIEITDFAPRFLSRDRMFRPLMLVRRVKPLGVGVRVRVKLRPRFEYGAKLPEITQGSHHIRYVGPDQTLRLNTDASLSYVLAESFFLLDRPVNFMLGPDETLADGIQDTAHRFEKETIGYWRTWSRRLALPLEWQDVVIRAAITLKLSLYEDTGAIIAAMTTSIPEAPGSERNWDYRFCWLRDAFFVIRALNSLSEVGTMEDYLRWLSNVVARAKGGHIQPLYGIGLEEQLPESIVDALPGYRNHRPVRIGNQAQEHFQHDVYGNIVLGAAQAFFDHRLFRRAGYAEFCQLEAVGEQAFRVWAEPDAGMWELRTRARVHTSSVLMNWAACDRLAKIAEELERPDRAAFWAERAELIRERLLKEAWSEERQAFAESLGGRDLDASVLLMAEINFIDPKDPRFVATVDALEKYLCDGPYMRRYEAPDDFGVPETAFNICTFWRIDALARIGRRDEAREVFEAMLAARNHLGLLSEDTHPVTGEMWGNFPQTYSMVGLINCAMRLSKSWNSVV